The Populus trichocarpa isolate Nisqually-1 chromosome 2, P.trichocarpa_v4.1, whole genome shotgun sequence genome has a window encoding:
- the LOC7461831 gene encoding glutamyl-tRNA reductase 1, chloroplastic, protein MAVASGFATTISGAKMETLLSLNSSSYSTSSVFFVLPQDMRVSCKPPRNNYRRRVLLNNKGGGVRCEVSTASNDVALAAEIDPARVSSMSALEQLKTSAVDRYTKERASIVVIGLSIHTAPVEMREKLAIPEAEWPRAIGELCGLNHIEEAAVLSTCNRMEIYVVALSQHRGVKEVTEWMSKTSGVPVSEICEHRFLLYNNDATQHLFEVSAGLDSLVLGEGQILAQVKQVVKGGQGVVGFGRNISGLFKHAITVGKRVRTETNIAAGAVSVSSAAVELALMKLPESSHASARMLVIGAGKMGKLVIKHLVAKGCTKMVVVNRTGDRVAAIREELKDVEIIYKPFPDMLTCAAEADVVFTSTSSETPLFVRDDVKDLPPVGSEVGGSRLFVDISVPRNVGSCVSDLENVRVYNVDDLKEVVAANKEDRLRKAMEAQAIINEESKQFEAWRDSLETVPTIKKLRAYAERIRLAELEKCLSKMGDDISKKTRRAVDDLSRGIVNKLLHGPMQHLRCDGSDSRTLSETLENMHALNRMFSLETEVAVLEQKIRAKQSQK, encoded by the exons ATGGCTGTTGCGAGTGGATTTGCGACAACTATTTCGGGTGCCAAAATGGAGACATTGCTATCGTTgaattcttcttcttattctacATCATCTGTATTCTTTGTTTTGCCACAGGATATGCGGGTTTCTTGCAAACCCCCTAGAAATAATTATAGGAGAAGAGTCTTGCTGAATAATAAAGGAGGGGGGGTGAGATGCGAGGTTTCTACTGCTTCGAATGATGTTGCTCTTGCTGCTGAAATTGACCCGGCTAGAGTCTCTAGCATGTCTGCTCTTGAACAGCTCAAGACCTCTGCTGTTGACA GATATACAAAAGAGAGGGCTAGCATCGTGGTAATTGGGCTTAGTATTCACACCGCACCAGTTGAAATGCGCGAAAAGCTTGCCATTCCAGAAGCTGAATGGCCCCGAGCTATCGGGGAGCTTTGTGGTTTAAATCACATAGAAGAAGCCGCTGTGCTTAGCACTTGCAATAGAATGGAAATATATGTTGTTGCCCTATCTCAGCATCGCGGGGTCAAAGAAGTGACTGAATGGATGTCAAAG aCAAGTGGTGTCCCTGTTTCTGAAATTTGTGAACACCGGTTTTTGCTGTACAATAATGATGCTACACAGCATCTGTTTGAAGTATCTGCTGGTCTTGACTCGCTTGTTCTTGGAGAAGGTCAGATTCTTGCTCAAGTTAAACAAGTTGTCAAAGGTGGCCAAGGGGTTGTTGGTTTCGGGAGGAACATTAGTGGGCTGTTTAAGCATGCAATCACTGTTGGAAAGCGGGTTAGAACCGAGACAAATATCGCTGCTGGGGCTGTTTCCGTGAGCTCAGCTGCTGTTGAACTAGCTTTGATGAAGCTCCCTGAATCTTCTCATGCCAGTGCCAGAATGTTGGTAATTGGGGCAGGGAAGATGGGGAAGCTTGTCATTAAACACTTAGTAGCAAAAGGTTGCACAAAGATGGTAGTTGTAAACAGAACAGGGGATAGAGTTGCAGCCATCCGCGAGGAGTTGAAGGATGTTGAGATCATATACAAGCCCTTTCCAGATATGCTAACTTGCGCTGCTGAAGCTGATGTTGTTTTCACAAGCACATCATCAGAAACTCCATTATTTGTGAGAGACGATGTTAAAGATCTTCCTCCTGTTGGTTCAGAAGTTGGGGGTTCGAGGCTATTTGTTGATATCTCTGTTCCCAGAAATGTGGGTTCATGTGTCAGCGACCTTGAAAATGTGCGAGTTTACAATGTTGATGACCTGAAGGAGGTTGTGGCTGCTAACAAAGAAGACCGCCTGCGAAAAGCAATGGAAGCTCAGGCAATCATTAATGaagaatcaaaacaatttgaagcCTGGAGGGATTCACTGGAGACTGTTCCTACCATCAAGAAATTGAGGGCTTATGCTGAGAGAATCAGACTTGCAGAGCTGGAGAAATGCCTTTCAAAAATGGGTGATGATATCTCAAAGAAAACAAGGAGAGCAGTGGATGATCTTAGCCGTGGTATAGTGAACAAGCTCCTTCATGGTCCGATGCAGCACCTGAGATGTGATGGTAGTGACAGCCGGACTCTCAGCGAGACCCTTGAGAATATGCATGCTCTTAACAGAATGTTCAGCCTCGAGACAGAAGTGGCTGTTTTGGAACAAAAGATTCGAGCCAAACAAAGCCAGAAGTAA